Proteins from one Hydrogenophaga sp. SL48 genomic window:
- the meaB gene encoding methylmalonyl Co-A mutase-associated GTPase MeaB codes for MTPAELQAGVLTGTGAVQRRAMAKAITLLESTRADHRAQGDELLTALLPHTGKSFRLGISGVPGVGKSTFIEALGLYLIGLGHRVAVLTIDPSSTVSGGSILGDKTRMEHLSVHERAYIRPSPSSGTLGGVAEKTREAMLVCEAAGHDIVMVETVGVGQSETAVANMTDMFCLLQLPNAGDDLQAIKKGVMELADLVVINKADIDPDAATRARAQITSSLRLLGLHGHPEHAHHDERIWHPQVIQISALHNQGVDSFWAEVSRFRTVQTANGRLAARRQHQAGAWMWERIDAGLKQRFREHPQIRARLDDTTRRVLAGELPASTAARQLLELFD; via the coding sequence GTGACCCCTGCCGAGTTGCAGGCCGGTGTGCTGACCGGCACCGGCGCCGTGCAGCGCCGCGCCATGGCCAAGGCCATCACGCTGCTGGAGTCGACCCGCGCCGACCACCGTGCGCAAGGCGATGAGTTGCTGACGGCGCTGCTGCCGCACACAGGCAAATCGTTCCGGCTCGGCATCAGCGGTGTGCCCGGCGTGGGCAAGAGCACCTTCATCGAGGCGCTGGGCCTGTACCTGATTGGGCTGGGCCACCGTGTCGCGGTGCTGACCATCGATCCTTCGTCCACCGTCTCGGGCGGTTCCATCCTGGGTGACAAGACCCGCATGGAGCACCTGAGCGTGCACGAGCGGGCCTACATCCGCCCCAGCCCGAGCAGCGGCACGCTGGGGGGCGTGGCCGAGAAGACGCGCGAAGCCATGCTCGTCTGCGAAGCCGCGGGCCACGACATCGTGATGGTGGAAACCGTTGGAGTGGGCCAGAGCGAGACGGCCGTGGCGAACATGACCGACATGTTCTGCCTGCTGCAACTGCCCAACGCGGGCGACGACCTGCAGGCGATCAAGAAGGGCGTGATGGAGTTGGCCGATCTGGTGGTCATCAACAAGGCCGACATCGATCCCGACGCCGCTACCCGCGCGCGCGCGCAAATCACGTCTTCGTTGCGCCTGCTCGGCCTGCATGGCCACCCGGAACATGCCCATCACGACGAACGCATCTGGCACCCGCAGGTGATCCAGATCAGCGCGCTGCACAACCAGGGTGTGGACAGCTTCTGGGCCGAAGTGTCCCGATTCCGCACCGTGCAGACCGCCAACGGCCGGCTCGCCGCGCGCCGCCAGCACCAGGCGGGCGCCTGGATGTGGGAGCGCATCGACGCCGGCCTGAAGCAACGCTTCCGTGAACACCCGCAGATCCGCGCAAGGCTCGACGACACCACCCGCCGGGTGCTGGCCGGTGAACTGCCTGCATCCACCGCAGCGCGCCAGCTGCTCGAATTGTTTGACTGA
- a CDS encoding acyl-CoA carboxylase subunit beta, with protein MQDILDQLEQKRAAARLGGGEKRIAAQHAKGKLTARERLEVLLDEGTFEEWDMFVEHRCTDFGMQDNKIPGDGVVTGYGMINGRLVFVFSQDFTVFGGALSEAHAEKICKVMDQAMKVGAPVIGLNDSGGARIQEGVASLGGYADVFQRNVMASGVVPQISMIMGPSAGGAVYSPAMTDFIFMVKDSSYMFVTGPEVVKTVTHEEVTAEELGGAVTHTTKSGVADLAFENDVEALLMLRRLYNYLPLNNREKAPVRPSGDPIDRMDLSLDTLVPENPNKPYDMKELIVKTVDDGDFFELQPEYAKNILIGFARMDGQTVGIVANQPLVLAGCLDIKSSIKAARFVRFCDAFNIPVITFVDVPGFMPGTSQEYGGIIKHGAKLLYAYAECTVPKITVITRKAYGGAYDVMASKHLRGDVNFAWPNAEIAVMGAKGAVEIIFREDKGDPAKLAAKEAEYKARFANPFVAGARGFIDDVILPHETRKRICRSLVMLKDKKLENPWRKHGNIPL; from the coding sequence ATGCAAGACATCCTGGACCAGCTGGAGCAAAAGCGCGCCGCAGCCCGCCTCGGTGGCGGTGAAAAGCGCATCGCCGCACAACACGCCAAGGGCAAGCTCACGGCGCGCGAGCGGCTGGAAGTGCTGCTCGACGAGGGCACGTTTGAAGAGTGGGACATGTTCGTCGAACACCGCTGCACCGACTTCGGCATGCAGGACAACAAGATTCCCGGCGACGGCGTGGTCACCGGCTACGGCATGATCAACGGCCGCCTGGTGTTCGTCTTCAGCCAGGACTTCACGGTCTTCGGTGGCGCGCTGTCCGAAGCGCATGCTGAGAAGATCTGCAAGGTGATGGACCAGGCCATGAAGGTCGGCGCGCCGGTGATCGGCCTCAACGATTCGGGCGGCGCCCGCATCCAGGAAGGCGTGGCCTCGCTCGGTGGATACGCCGATGTGTTCCAGCGCAACGTGATGGCCAGTGGCGTGGTGCCGCAGATCAGCATGATCATGGGCCCCTCGGCCGGCGGCGCGGTGTATTCGCCCGCCATGACCGACTTCATCTTCATGGTCAAGGATTCGAGCTACATGTTCGTGACCGGCCCCGAGGTGGTGAAGACCGTGACGCACGAAGAAGTGACCGCCGAAGAACTGGGCGGCGCCGTGACGCACACCACCAAGAGCGGTGTCGCCGACCTGGCGTTCGAGAACGACGTGGAAGCGCTGCTGATGCTGCGCCGGCTCTACAACTACCTGCCGCTGAACAACCGCGAAAAAGCCCCCGTGCGCCCCAGTGGTGACCCGATCGACCGCATGGACCTGAGCCTCGACACCCTGGTGCCCGAGAACCCGAACAAGCCCTACGACATGAAGGAGCTGATCGTCAAGACGGTGGACGACGGCGATTTCTTCGAGCTGCAGCCCGAGTACGCGAAGAACATCCTGATCGGCTTCGCGCGCATGGACGGGCAGACGGTTGGCATCGTGGCCAACCAGCCGCTGGTGCTGGCCGGTTGCCTGGACATCAAGTCGAGCATCAAGGCCGCGCGCTTCGTGCGTTTCTGCGATGCGTTCAACATCCCGGTGATCACTTTCGTGGACGTGCCCGGCTTCATGCCCGGCACCTCGCAGGAGTACGGCGGCATCATCAAACACGGCGCCAAGCTGCTCTACGCCTACGCCGAGTGCACCGTGCCGAAGATCACCGTGATCACGCGCAAGGCTTACGGCGGCGCCTACGACGTGATGGCTTCCAAGCACCTGCGCGGCGACGTCAACTTCGCCTGGCCCAACGCCGAGATCGCGGTGATGGGCGCCAAGGGGGCGGTGGAGATCATCTTCCGCGAAGACAAGGGCGACCCGGCCAAGCTGGCGGCCAAGGAAGCCGAATACAAGGCCCGCTTCGCCAATCCCTTCGTGGCGGGTGCGCGCGGTTTCATCGACGACGTGATCCTGCCGCACGAGACGCGCAAGCGCATCTGCCGTTCGCTGGTGATGCTGAAGGACAAAAAGCTGGAAAACCCGTGGCGCAAGCACGGAAACATTCCTCTTTGA